From Pararhizobium sp. A13:
AATTGTGCAATGCAAACGAATCATGCGATGGTCTCGCCGTCTTTACCGTGGCATTTCGCGAGCCAGCTGAGAGCCGCAGGGCCTCTGCAGCCAGCAACCACGTTGAGCGTTGCGCCTATCCTCAGCCTTTCTTCTCCTCCCTTGAATCTCCGGCCCCTGCCCGATGCCATGGTCAAATCTACTGCTTTCATTTTACACCTTGATATGTCTGTTTTTTCTCGACAATACCTATCGCGAGGGTGAGGCCGCCGGCGGCGCCTGGGATAAAATGCGTGTTCTCGGATTGTCTTTGTGCCTGCTCTGGCCACTGCTCCTCGTTCATGTGATCATCTCGGCCTGCAGGAACCGGCAAACGGGTTGATGTCCGCAATCTTGCCCGGCACGCGCGCCAGGATGGCCTGGCACGGATCGGAGGCACCGGAGGTCGGGCAGTGCGCAGACGCGACGCCCGAGGCCGGTGGAAGCCGCGGAGTTCGGGTTTCGACATGAAGGAGGAGCGGAAAAGCCGGTCCGGAAGGATGTTCTTTCTCGTCGCTGTCGGCCTGATCTTTGCCGGCATCCTGGCGACAGTGCTGCTCGCCAACGGCCAGCGCAATCTCCATCTGCTGCTCGCCTACCTCGGCTATCCCGACCTGCTGGCGACGGCCGAGCCGGCGCCGAAGCCGGTGAAGATCACCCGCAGCAAAAGCGTGCGCCTGCCGCCGGCGCGCGTGGTCCTGCCGGTTTATGCCTTCGCCGATTTCAAAGCGCCGCAGCAGCGGTTCATCCGCGTGATCCAGAGCGATCCTCGCACCTTGTGCGAACGCCTGAAAACCGGCGGCTTCGGCGAGCTGGACTGGACGGTCAGCAGCGGCAACAAGGACAACTGGGAATGCGCCTCCTCCGTCGACCTTCCGGCCAGAGGCGAAGGCGCGGCACAGTCCTCGATCTTCATCTTCATCAAGGGGGACGGCGAAAACCGCGTCACCTCCTTTCGCGTCAAGTTGAACATCGAAAACCCGGCGGACACCATCAAGGTTGCCGAACTCGCCGGCAACGCCGCGAACATCTTCCTGCGACAGGTGCGCTGGGAAAACCCGGCCGAAATCATCGGCAAGATCCGCGCGCTCGAGGCCTTCGACATCCGTAGTTTCGGCAGCCGGATTCAGTTCAAGCGGGAATTTGGCGAGACGCCGCGCTACAACTTCCTCGCGAACCAACTCAGCAAGCGGGGCCCGAAGACACCTGGCGACCTGTTCTTCGATCGGGGCGAATGGTTTCCGCTGACCGGCAGCGACGGGCTGCCGATGATCGACGGCATGATGGCGGGCGAAAGCGCCGAAGGGCTGACGCTGGGCGCTACGGGCGAGCGCCCGTAACGAAAGGCCGTGGCGTCGCAAAAATTTCAAATGGACAGCCGGCGAGAACGGCAACCTGCGCACGCTGCCACAAAACGGCACAGCCCGCCGCACCTCTTGGAACGACAATCGCAATTGACCCAAAAATGATCCGTTTTGGAATGCTGCAAATTAACCACAGGTAGAAAAATTGCACATACGGAGACTTGTCAAAGACGATCATATTTAATAAATGATTAAAAACAAAAAAATGCTTTTTGCAAAAATAATCTCCAGGGACGGCAACACTCCAAGGCGCCGAGTACAAGAACCTTGCCGCAAGGCAGGGAAGACAATTGTTTTGAGAAAAAGAAAAACTGATCGGCTTTGCCGGACAAATATAAATTTATCAGTGACGGCCACACAACTGGTCGTCGCTGCCTGCCAAAGGTGCCAGGAGTATTTAAAGCATGACGGAAAAAATGATGTTGCAACAATCAGCTGCTATCGGAGTGGAGGATAGCAGGTTGAGTGGAAATATTTCCGGGAGATTTGCCGTTCACAACAAAGAACGGCGTGCAGACGAAAGCAATTTTTACATCAACCCGGCCAACGCGCCGAACATGCCTCTTCAGCTTACCATCAAGCGCATGATCGATGTTGCCGGCGCATTCTTCGGTCTTCTTGTTCTTTCGCCGGTTATTCTTCTGATTGCCGTGCTCATCAAGCTAGAAAGCAAGGGCCCGGTTTTCTTCAGGCAGCTACGGACGGGCCTCAACGAGGTACCGTTCGAGATCCTGAAATTCCGTTCAATGTACACCGATCTCTGCGACACAAGCGGCGTGCGGCAAACGATCGACAACGATCCGCGCATCACCCCGCTCGGTCGTATTCTGCGTAAGACCAATCTCGATGAAATGCCGCAACTGTGGAACGTGCTGATCGGTGACATGTCGCTGGTCGGTCCGCGTCCGCATGTTCCCGACATGCTGGCTGCCGGCCGCAACTATGCCGAACTCGTGCAGGGTTACGAGTATCGGCACTTGATGCGACCGGGCCTCACCGGTCTTGCGCAGGCCCGCGGCCTGCGCGGCCCGACTGCACATCGCTGGCTGGCGATCCGCAGGATCGTCTGCGACGTCGAATATGTCCGGCAGTTCTCGCTGTTTCTGGACATCAAGATCATCGTTCGCACGGTGATCAACGAGCTGAAGGGCGGCACCGGCCTCTGAGGCTTGCAAAGCCTCATCGTCTTGACGTTCCAAATGCAAAGCCATCGGCGCCAGTCGGTGGCTTTTTCGTTGGCCTGCGCAGCCGATGGCAGAGCCCCAGAAACATCCCCTGAGGGACCGCCAAACCGTCATTCTCTCTTGTGCTACCGGGCCTCCGGCGCGCTGGACGCGCCTCTCGGCGTATCCTCAGGACCAAACCGCCACGTTTGGGTGTCAGGCTGGATACTGCGCCATCCCTTGGCCACCATCGAAAAGCCCGAAAGCGGCCCGGCAGTGATGCTTCGCGAAAGGCTAAACTGACCTTGAACGCAAACCGCCCGGGCAGAACCCGGGCGGCGATGTTTCAGAGAAAAGCGAGAGCGCTTAGTTCGACTGCCAGCTCTTCACCAGTTCGTCGTAGTTGACGGTCTGCGGCTTTTCTTTTTCGTTCTCGATCTTCAGCTGCGGTGCAAGGTTGCCCTTCGAGACGGCGTCCTTGTTCCAGAAGTCGAGATCATGCTCTTCGGCAAGCTTCGGGCCAATATCGCCCTGGATGCCGGAGCGCTCGATGCGTCCCATCACCTTTTCCTGCTCGGCGCACAGACTATCCATGGCTTCCTGAGCGGTCTTCGCACCCGAGGATGCATCGCCGATCGCCTGCCACCAAAGCTGAGCCAGCTTCGGGTAGTCCGGAACGTTGGTACCGGTCGGCGACCACTGAATGCGGGCCGGCGAACGGTAGAACTCGACGAGACCGCCGAGATCCTTCGCACGATCGGTGAAGCTCTTGTCCTGGATCGTCGATTCGCGGGCGAAGGTCAGGCCAACCTGGCTCTTCTTCACGTCCACGGTCTTCGATGTCACGAACTGCGCGTAGAGCCATGCGGCCTTGGCGCGGTCTTCGGGCGTCGACTTCATCAGCGTCCAGGAACCCACGTCCTGGTAACCGAGCTTCATGCCGTCCTTCCAGTAGACGCCATGTGGGCTCGGAGCCATGCGCCATTTCGGCGTGCCGTCTTCGTTGACGACCGGCAGACCAGGCTTGACCGAGTCAGCTGTGAAGGCGGTGTACCAGAAGATTTGCTGGGCGACGTTGCCCTGGGCAGGAACTGGGCCGGCTTCACCGAAGGTCATGCCCTGCGCTTCCGGCGGTGCATAGGCCTTCAACCAATCGAGATACTTCTGAATCGAATAGACTGCTGCCGGGCCGTTGGTGTCACCACCGCGAGCTACGCAGGAACCGACCGGACGCGAATTCTCGTCGACCTTGATACCCCATTCATCGACCGGAAGGCCGTTCGGGATGCCCTTGTCGCCGTTACCAGCCATCGAAAGCCAGGCATCGGTGAAGCGCCAGCCGAGCGACGGGTCCTTCTTGCCGTAGTCCATGTGACCATAGACCTTCTTGCCGTCGATTTCGCGACCGGTAAAGAATTCGGCGATGTCTTCGTAAGCAGACCAGTTGACCGGAACGCCGAGGTCGTAGCCATACTTCGCCTTGAAGTCAGCCTTGTTCTTCTCGTCGTTGAACCAGTCGTAGCGGAACCAGTAGAGGTTCGCGAACTGCTGGTCGGGAAGCTGGTAAAGCTTCTTGTCCGGCGCCGTAGTGAACGACGTGCCGATGAAGTCGGCGATGTCGAGACCGGGGTTGGTGACGTCCTTGCCCTCGTTGGCCATCCAGTCGGTCAGGTTGCGAACCTGCTGGTAGCGCCAATGGGTGCCGATCAAGTCAGAGTCGTTGACATAGGCGTCGTAGATGTTCTCGCCAGTCTGCATCTGGGTCTGCAGCTTTTCAACCACGTCGCCTTCGCCGATCAGGTCGTGGGTGACCTTGATGCCCGTGATCGCGGTGAACGCCGCGGCAAGGGTCTTGGATTCATATTCATGCGTGGTCAGCGTTTCGGAAGCGACCTTGATTTCCATGCCGGCAAAGGGCTTTGCCGCATCGACGAACCATTGCATTTCGGCTTCCTGAGCGGCGCGGTCCAGCGTCGATACGGTGCCGATCTCCTTGTCCAGGAACGTCTTTGCCTCGTCCATGCCCGCGAATGCGGACCCGGTAAAGGCCAGCAGCATAACTGCTGTCGATGTCAATAAATGCCGTCGCATAGTAGTCCTCCCTTAAAGGTTTGCGATTGCAGTTTCGGACTGCCTCCCCGGCAAATCCGTTTCAGTAATCTTGCCTCAGACCAGCTTGAAGACGCCGACGGCGTACACGATGGAAAGAGCAAGAGCCCACCACACGTTGGGACCGACAAGTCCCAGCCATGCGAGATGAATGAAGGCGCTGCCAAGCAGCGAGACGAAGAGACGGTCGCCACGCGTCGTCTCGAAGCGCAGGATGCCGATCCGTGGACTGCCGCCTGGCCGCGCGTATTCCCAAACCGCCATCAGCGACAGAAGCGCAAAGATGGTGAGAAAGAACAGGGCGCCGGGGAAAGACCAGGCCATCCAGCCGCCAGGGATCAGCGGAGCGAACCAGTCGCGCTGGCCATCCTTGATCGGCAGCGCCATGACGAGCAGCCCAGCAATGAAGGCATAGACGACGAGAACGGCTGCCAGCGCCAGAGGCCAGCGGTTGTTGCGTTGGGATACAGTGGCCATTAGACCCTCCCCAGGGCAAAGCCCTTGGCGATGTAGTTTCTGACGAAATAGATGACGATCGCGCCCGGGATGATGGTGAGCACACCGGCCGCAGCCAGCACCCCCCAGTCCATGCCGGATGCCGAGACCGTTCGCGTCATGATGGCGGCGATCGGTTTGGCGTCGGTGGTGGTCAGCGTGCGGGCGATCAAGAGCTCGACCCATGAGAACATGAAGTTGAAGAAGGCGGCGACACCGATTCCACTAGCGATCAGCGGGATGTAGATCCGCAGGAAGAAGCGCGGGAAGGAATAGCCGTCGATATAGGCGGTCTCGTCGATCTCCTTCGGCACGCCGGACATGAAGCCTTCAAGGATCCAGACCGCCAGCGGCACGTTGAACAGGCAGTGTGCCAAGGCAACGGCGATATGCGTATCGATGAGGCCGAATGCCGAATAGAGCTGGAAGAACGGCAGCGCGAAAACGGCGGGCGGCGCCATGCGATTGGTGAGCAGCCAGAAGAACAGGTGCTTGTCGCCCAGGAACCGGTAGCGCGAGAAGGCATAGGCCGCCGGCAGCGCCACCGAGACCGAGATGACCGTGTTCATCACCACATAAATGATCGAGTTGATATAGCCCTTGTACCAGGACGGATCGGTGAAGATCACGACATAGTTCCTGAGCGTCGGCGCATGCGGATAGAGCGAGAACGTCCCGGTGATCTCGGTGTTCGTCTTAAAGCTCATGTTGACGAGCCAGTAGATCGGCAGGAGCAGGAAGAGGATGTAGAGCGTGGGCACGAGCCAGGAGAGGCTGCGGCCGGATGATTGTGTCGCGGTGGTCATTGTTTTTCCTCCCTCCGGCCGTCAGCTCTGCGCATCGCTGTTGGTCATCACGGTGTAGAAGATCCATGAGAGCAACAGGATGATCAGGAAGTAGATGAGCGAAAGTGCTGCTGCTGGACCAAGGTCGAACTGGCCGATGGCCGTCTTGACGAGATCGATCGACAGGAATGTGGTGGCGTTTCCGGGACCGCCGCCGGTGACGACGAAGGGCTCGGTATAGATCATGAAACTGTCCATGAAGCGCAGCAGGAAAGCGATCAAAAGCACGCGCTTCATCTTCGGCAGCTGGATGTAGCGGAACACGGCCCAGCGCGATGCGCCATCGATTTTGGCGGCCTGGTAATAGGCATCCGGGATCGAGACGAGGCCGGCATAGCAGAGCAGAACGACGAGGCTTGTCCAGTGCCAGATGTCCATGACGATCAGGGTGACCCAGGCATCGAAGACATTGTTGACGTAGTTATAGGGTATGCCGATCGCATCGAGCGTATAGCCGAGCAGGCCGATATCGACACGGCCGAAGACCTGCCAGATGGTGCCGACGACGTTCCACGGAATGAGCAGCGGCAGCGACATCAGCACCAGGCAGACAGGAACGCCGAGCCCCTGTTTCGGCATGTTGAGCGCGATCAGGATACCGAGCGGAATCTCGATCGTCAGGATGATCGCCGAAAAGATCAGGTTGCGCGTCAGCGCGTCCCAGAAACGGTCGGACTGCAGCACCTGGATGAACCAGTCGGTGCCCGCCCAGAAGAACTCGTTGTTGCCGAAGGTGTCCTGAACCGAATAATTGACCACCGTCATCAGCGGGATGACCGCCGAGAAGGCGACGAGCACCAGCACCGGCAGGACCATGAACCAGGCCTTGTTGTTCCAGGTCTTTTCCATGATCAGGCCTCCCCCCCTGCCAGCAAGGAATCTGCGACGCGCCAGGAATTGGCGTAGATATTGATGGCGGACGGATCGAAGGTGACGCGTGGCTCCGCCGGGATCTCGCCGTCCTCATGAACGACGATGGCGATCGGCCGGTTGGCGAAGGAAGCACGGACGATCTTCTGCCGGCCGATGTCCTCTACCTTGGAGATCGTTACCGGCATGCCCTCGCGGCCGAGACGGACAAATTCCGGCCGGATGCCGAGCTCGGTCTTGGCGCCTGCAGCGATCTTCGGCGCAAAGGACAAGGCGACTTTCTGTCCGTCGAGATCGACGGATGATCCATCAATCTTCGCGGGCAGCACGTTCATGCCCGGAGAGCCGATGAAATACCCGACGAAGGTGTGCTTCGGCTTCTCGAAGAGTTCGGCCGGCGTGCCGATCTGGACGATTTCGCCGTCATACATGACGACGACCTTGTCAGCGAAGGTGAGTGCCTCGGTCTGGTCGTGCGTCACATAGACCATGGTGAAGCCGAACTGCTTGTGCAGCCGCTTCAGCTGCGGCGCAGCACCCATTTCATATGCGGATCAATGACCGTCAGCGGCTCGTCGAACAGGATGGCGCTGACGTCGGAGCGCACGAGGCCGCGCCCGAGCGAGATTTTCTGCTTCTGGTCGGCCGTCAGCCCCTGCGCCCTTTTCTTCGCCCGGTCAGAGAGGCCGATCATTTCGAGGATTTCCGTGACGCGGCGATCGACTTCTGTTTCCGGAACGTGGCGGTTGCGTAGCGGGAAAGCCAGGTTGTCGTAGACCGTCATCGTGTCGTAGATGACCGGGAACTGGAACACCTGAGCGATATTGCGGTCCTGCGTCGACAGGTTGGTGACGTCCCTGCCGTCGAACAGGATCTTTCCTTCGGATGGCTGCAGCAGCCCGGAAATGATGTTGAGCAGCGTGGTCTTGCCACAGCCGGACGGACCGAGCAGCGCATAGGCGCCGCCGTCGTTCCATTCGTGATGCACTTCCTTCAGCGAATAGTCCGAAGGCGATTTCGGGTTCGGGCCGTAGGCGTGGCGGATATGATCGAGATTGATGCGTGCCATGGTGTCCTCCTCACGCCGCCCGAAAGGCAGAACCGCCGCCATGACCGCCGATCGCACGCCCATCCGCCCCGAAGGCCATCAAGTGACGCGTATCGACGAAAAGCGCGATCGCCGTGTCCGGCTCGATGTCGTGAATGCCGTGCTCGAGCATGACCCAGCGCGAACCGGCACAATCGACGTGGATGAAACTTTCCGAGCCGGCGATTTCCGAAATGATGATCTGCGCCTTCAGCGTCGCCGCCGTTTCATGCGGACGGACGAGCGACAGGTGGTGCGGATGGAAGGCAACCGTGTAGTGGCCATCGGCAATCGCCGACAGGTGCGCCGGCACCGGCAGAACGGCGATGCCGTCCCTGTCGAAGGTATTGCCGGATTTGACGAGATCGATGGTGTTGAGCGGCGGGTCGGCAAAGGTCTTGGCCGTCACGATATCGGCCGGCTTGCGATAGACCGAGATGGTCGAGCCGAACTGGCTGATGCGGCCCTGATTGAGTGTCGCCGTATTGCCACCGAGCAGCAGCGCTTCCTGTGGTTCAGTCGTCGCGTAGACGAAGATCGAACCGGAAGCAGCAAACAGCTTTGGCAGTTCCTCGCGCAGTTCTTCGCGCAGCTTGTAGTCGAGGTTGGCGAGTGGCTCGTCAAGCAGCACCAGGCTTGCATTCTTGACGATGGCGCGGGCAAGCGCCGTGCGCTGCTGCTGGCCACCGGACAGGTTGAGCGGCGTGCGCTCAAGATAGGGCGTCAACTTCATCAGCTCGGCCGCCTTGCGAACCTCGCGATCGATCGTTGCGGCATCCTTGCCGGAAATGCGCATCGGCGAAGCGATGTTCTCATAGACCGTCATAGCCGGATAGTTGATGAACTGCTGGTAGACCATGGCGACCGAGCGATCCTGCACGCGCACGCCCGTCACGTCTTTTCCGTCGAAGGTGATGGTGCCTGTGGTCGGCTTGTCGAGGCCGGCCATCAACCGCATCAGCGACGTCTTGCCGGAGAGCGTCGGGCCCAAGAGCACATTGAGCGAGCCCCGCTCCAGCACAAGATCGGTCGGGTGGATATGCGTATCCGCACCCACGACCTTGGTTATGTTTTTCAGTTCAAGCATTTCTCAGGCTTCCTCCCAGCCATCGGTAGCGCCATTCCGGCGCTCCCTCAGGCAACTTTGCGGATAGTCTCCCGCATGTATTCCTCCAACCCGGCGGCTTCCGCCTGGGTCAATTTCAATCCAAGCTTGGTGCGGCGCCACAACACGTCCTCGGCACGCCGCGCCCACTCCTGGCCAATCAGCCACTGCACCTCGACCTCATAGAGATCGGCGCCGAAATGCCGCCCAAGGCCCTCGGCCTTGTCGATCTCGCCGAGCAGGCTTACGGCCAGCGTGCCGTAAAGCCGAACCAGCCGGCGCGCATGGCGCTCTGCCAGAAAGGGGTAGCGGTTCTTCAGCTTTGCGACTTCGGCCCCGTAACCGGTCGCCGGG
This genomic window contains:
- a CDS encoding DUF6030 family protein, giving the protein MLLANGQRNLHLLLAYLGYPDLLATAEPAPKPVKITRSKSVRLPPARVVLPVYAFADFKAPQQRFIRVIQSDPRTLCERLKTGGFGELDWTVSSGNKDNWECASSVDLPARGEGAAQSSIFIFIKGDGENRVTSFRVKLNIENPADTIKVAELAGNAANIFLRQVRWENPAEIIGKIRALEAFDIRSFGSRIQFKREFGETPRYNFLANQLSKRGPKTPGDLFFDRGEWFPLTGSDGLPMIDGMMAGESAEGLTLGATGERP
- a CDS encoding sugar transferase, coding for MPLQLTIKRMIDVAGAFFGLLVLSPVILLIAVLIKLESKGPVFFRQLRTGLNEVPFEILKFRSMYTDLCDTSGVRQTIDNDPRITPLGRILRKTNLDEMPQLWNVLIGDMSLVGPRPHVPDMLAAGRNYAELVQGYEYRHLMRPGLTGLAQARGLRGPTAHRWLAIRRIVCDVEYVRQFSLFLDIKIIVRTVINELKGGTGL
- a CDS encoding ABC transporter substrate-binding protein; protein product: MRRHLLTSTAVMLLAFTGSAFAGMDEAKTFLDKEIGTVSTLDRAAQEAEMQWFVDAAKPFAGMEIKVASETLTTHEYESKTLAAAFTAITGIKVTHDLIGEGDVVEKLQTQMQTGENIYDAYVNDSDLIGTHWRYQQVRNLTDWMANEGKDVTNPGLDIADFIGTSFTTAPDKKLYQLPDQQFANLYWFRYDWFNDEKNKADFKAKYGYDLGVPVNWSAYEDIAEFFTGREIDGKKVYGHMDYGKKDPSLGWRFTDAWLSMAGNGDKGIPNGLPVDEWGIKVDENSRPVGSCVARGGDTNGPAAVYSIQKYLDWLKAYAPPEAQGMTFGEAGPVPAQGNVAQQIFWYTAFTADSVKPGLPVVNEDGTPKWRMAPSPHGVYWKDGMKLGYQDVGSWTLMKSTPEDRAKAAWLYAQFVTSKTVDVKKSQVGLTFARESTIQDKSFTDRAKDLGGLVEFYRSPARIQWSPTGTNVPDYPKLAQLWWQAIGDASSGAKTAQEAMDSLCAEQEKVMGRIERSGIQGDIGPKLAEEHDLDFWNKDAVSKGNLAPQLKIENEKEKPQTVNYDELVKSWQSN
- a CDS encoding DUF2160 domain-containing protein — translated: MATVSQRNNRWPLALAAVLVVYAFIAGLLVMALPIKDGQRDWFAPLIPGGWMAWSFPGALFFLTIFALLSLMAVWEYARPGGSPRIGILRFETTRGDRLFVSLLGSAFIHLAWLGLVGPNVWWALALSIVYAVGVFKLV
- a CDS encoding carbohydrate ABC transporter permease, producing MTTATQSSGRSLSWLVPTLYILFLLLPIYWLVNMSFKTNTEITGTFSLYPHAPTLRNYVVIFTDPSWYKGYINSIIYVVMNTVISVSVALPAAYAFSRYRFLGDKHLFFWLLTNRMAPPAVFALPFFQLYSAFGLIDTHIAVALAHCLFNVPLAVWILEGFMSGVPKEIDETAYIDGYSFPRFFLRIYIPLIASGIGVAAFFNFMFSWVELLIARTLTTTDAKPIAAIMTRTVSASGMDWGVLAAAGVLTIIPGAIVIYFVRNYIAKGFALGRV
- a CDS encoding sugar ABC transporter permease, with the protein product MEKTWNNKAWFMVLPVLVLVAFSAVIPLMTVVNYSVQDTFGNNEFFWAGTDWFIQVLQSDRFWDALTRNLIFSAIILTIEIPLGILIALNMPKQGLGVPVCLVLMSLPLLIPWNVVGTIWQVFGRVDIGLLGYTLDAIGIPYNYVNNVFDAWVTLIVMDIWHWTSLVVLLCYAGLVSIPDAYYQAAKIDGASRWAVFRYIQLPKMKRVLLIAFLLRFMDSFMIYTEPFVVTGGGPGNATTFLSIDLVKTAIGQFDLGPAAALSLIYFLIILLLSWIFYTVMTNSDAQS
- a CDS encoding ABC transporter ATP-binding protein — its product is MLELKNITKVVGADTHIHPTDLVLERGSLNVLLGPTLSGKTSLMRLMAGLDKPTTGTITFDGKDVTGVRVQDRSVAMVYQQFINYPAMTVYENIASPMRISGKDAATIDREVRKAAELMKLTPYLERTPLNLSGGQQQRTALARAIVKNASLVLLDEPLANLDYKLREELREELPKLFAASGSIFVYATTEPQEALLLGGNTATLNQGRISQFGSTISVYRKPADIVTAKTFADPPLNTIDLVKSGNTFDRDGIAVLPVPAHLSAIADGHYTVAFHPHHLSLVRPHETAATLKAQIIISEIAGSESFIHVDCAGSRWVMLEHGIHDIEPDTAIALFVDTRHLMAFGADGRAIGGHGGGSAFRAA